One genomic region from Daphnia magna isolate NIES linkage group LG10, ASM2063170v1.1, whole genome shotgun sequence encodes:
- the LOC116932671 gene encoding uncharacterized protein LOC116932671: MMVILTTKPKNLLGNHHKSKSKKVNQVIKEAMTFTCWAVLYDNIPQLRVINKGQQAYTETNTTLSHTQQEGNFWRPKRTLDIVDRHRRTRSSPRILRYMF, from the exons ATGATGGTCATACTAACAACAAAGCCAAAAAACTTACTGGGCAATCATCACAAATCTAAGAGCAAGAAAGTTAATCAAGTAATTAAAGAAGCAA TGACATTTACATGCTGGGCAGTTTTGTACGATAACATCCCACAATTGAGGGTCATAAATAAGGGACAACAAGCATACACAGAAACTAATACTACTTTGTCACATACTCAACAG GAGGGCAATTTCTGGAGGCCGAAGAGGACACTCGACATCGTGGATCGCCACAGGAGaacgagatcgtcgccaaggatcctgaggtatatgttttaa
- the LOC116915651 gene encoding uncharacterized protein LOC116915651 isoform X1, with the protein MMKALVWCLFTIFVVNPSCSAHAPMRCHVDTDCSKEFYCSSDMYCNPCISCETTYKRQPLVSATCARVDEDCGNCLPGYQAEEWHGQRHSMKCYEFSAKPISSEKPSSNTDFSVNPSRSAHAPMPCQVDTDCSKDFYCFSDMYCNPCIDCETTHKRQPPVSATCVRVDEDCGNCLPGYQAEEWHGQRHSMKCYEFSAKPISSEKPSSNTDFSTISTIFEGSLLIIFFLVLALSAYFIKNTKRLCLRLNTTNTGIELENRNPSAPDLQHDQARSQDGINETDPLINSTQIHNEFIVQVEKDHLNSAIPIGPHHRDDDTLSEASQHTVPLSENINHGDNEEANDGPRETPTATSELSHPMSNASQTQQLPVDDEHVTPIENPSPSDVVVAMPAEASDSQDPNEEGSRGRRKETGESLEIRLALGVNINRVKECWA; encoded by the exons ATGATGAAGGCCCTCGTGTGGTGTCTTTTTACTATCTTCGTGGTAAATCCATCTTGCTCTGCACACGCACCAATGCGG TGCCACGTCGACACGGATTGCTCGAAAGAATTTTATTGCTCTTCGGATATGTATTGCAACCCTTGTATAAGTTGCGAAACGACGTACAAACGTCAACCACTGGTATCAGCCACTTGCGCCAGAGTCGATGAGGATTGCGGTAACTGCCTCCCTGG ATATCAAGCTGAAGAGTGGCATGGTCAGCGCCACTCGATGAAATGTTATGAATTCTCGGCCAAACCCATTTCGTCAGAGAAGCCCAGTTCAAATACAGACTTTTCCGTAAATCCATCTCGCTCTGCACACGCACCAATGCCG TGCCAAGTCGACACGGATTGCTCGAAAGATTTTTATTGCTTTTCGGATATGTATTGCAACCCATGTATTGATTGCGAAACGACGCACAAACGTCAACCACCGGTATCAGCCACTTGCGTCAGAGTCGATGAGGATTGCGGTAACTGCCTCCCTGG ATATCAAGCTGAAGAGTGGCATGGTCAGCGCCACTCGATGAAATGTTATGAATTCTCGGCCAAACCCATTTCGTCAGAGAAGCCCAGTTCAAATACAGACTTTTCCACCATATCGACAATTTTCGAAGGTTCACTgctgataatttttttcttagtcCTAGCCCTATCAGCTTACTTCATTAAAA ATACTAAACGTCTTTGTCTGCGATTGAATACCACCAACACGGGAATCGAATTGGAAAACAGAAATCCTTCGGCACCAGATTTGCAACATGATCAAGCCAGAAGCCAAGACGGAATTAACGAGACTGATCCACTGATCAATTCGACTCAGATTCACAACGAATTCATTGTACAAGTCGAGAAAGATCATCTTAACAGCGCCATTCCCATCGGTCCCCATCACAGAGATGATGACACACTATCAGAAGCTAGTCAGCACACTGTTCCACTTTCAGAAAACATTAATCATGGAGACAATGAAGAAGCGAATGACGGCCCAAGAGAAACCCCAACTGCAACGAGTGAACTCAGCCATCCTATGTCGAATGCATCGCAAACGCAGCAATTACCTGTAGATGACGAACATGTTACACCCATAGAGAATCCCTCGCCTAGTGATGTGGTAGTAGCCATGCCTGCTGAAGCATCTGATTCTCAAGATCCGAATGAAGAGGGATCCCGGGGTCGACGGAAGGAAACGGGCGAATCACTGGAAATTAGATTAGCCTTGGGTGTAAACATCAATCGTGTCAAAGAGTGCTGGGCATAG
- the LOC116915651 gene encoding uncharacterized protein LOC116915651 isoform X2: MMKALVWCLFTIFVVNPSCSAHAPMRCHVDTDCSKEFYCSSDMYCNPCISCETTYKRQPLVSATCARVDEDCGNCLPGYQAEEWHGQRHSMKCYEFSAKPISSEKPSSNTDFSVNPSRSAHAPMPCQVDTDCSKDFYCFSDMYCNPCIDCETTHKRQPPVSATCVRVDEDCGNCLPGYQAEEWHGQRHSMKCYEFSAKPISSEKPSSNTDFSTISTIFEDTKRLCLRLNTTNTGIELENRNPSAPDLQHDQARSQDGINETDPLINSTQIHNEFIVQVEKDHLNSAIPIGPHHRDDDTLSEASQHTVPLSENINHGDNEEANDGPRETPTATSELSHPMSNASQTQQLPVDDEHVTPIENPSPSDVVVAMPAEASDSQDPNEEGSRGRRKETGESLEIRLALGVNINRVKECWA; the protein is encoded by the exons ATGATGAAGGCCCTCGTGTGGTGTCTTTTTACTATCTTCGTGGTAAATCCATCTTGCTCTGCACACGCACCAATGCGG TGCCACGTCGACACGGATTGCTCGAAAGAATTTTATTGCTCTTCGGATATGTATTGCAACCCTTGTATAAGTTGCGAAACGACGTACAAACGTCAACCACTGGTATCAGCCACTTGCGCCAGAGTCGATGAGGATTGCGGTAACTGCCTCCCTGG ATATCAAGCTGAAGAGTGGCATGGTCAGCGCCACTCGATGAAATGTTATGAATTCTCGGCCAAACCCATTTCGTCAGAGAAGCCCAGTTCAAATACAGACTTTTCCGTAAATCCATCTCGCTCTGCACACGCACCAATGCCG TGCCAAGTCGACACGGATTGCTCGAAAGATTTTTATTGCTTTTCGGATATGTATTGCAACCCATGTATTGATTGCGAAACGACGCACAAACGTCAACCACCGGTATCAGCCACTTGCGTCAGAGTCGATGAGGATTGCGGTAACTGCCTCCCTGG ATATCAAGCTGAAGAGTGGCATGGTCAGCGCCACTCGATGAAATGTTATGAATTCTCGGCCAAACCCATTTCGTCAGAGAAGCCCAGTTCAAATACAGACTTTTCCACCATATCGACAATTTTCGAAG ATACTAAACGTCTTTGTCTGCGATTGAATACCACCAACACGGGAATCGAATTGGAAAACAGAAATCCTTCGGCACCAGATTTGCAACATGATCAAGCCAGAAGCCAAGACGGAATTAACGAGACTGATCCACTGATCAATTCGACTCAGATTCACAACGAATTCATTGTACAAGTCGAGAAAGATCATCTTAACAGCGCCATTCCCATCGGTCCCCATCACAGAGATGATGACACACTATCAGAAGCTAGTCAGCACACTGTTCCACTTTCAGAAAACATTAATCATGGAGACAATGAAGAAGCGAATGACGGCCCAAGAGAAACCCCAACTGCAACGAGTGAACTCAGCCATCCTATGTCGAATGCATCGCAAACGCAGCAATTACCTGTAGATGACGAACATGTTACACCCATAGAGAATCCCTCGCCTAGTGATGTGGTAGTAGCCATGCCTGCTGAAGCATCTGATTCTCAAGATCCGAATGAAGAGGGATCCCGGGGTCGACGGAAGGAAACGGGCGAATCACTGGAAATTAGATTAGCCTTGGGTGTAAACATCAATCGTGTCAAAGAGTGCTGGGCATAG
- the LOC116932659 gene encoding proline-rich extensin-like protein EPR1, with translation MSLLNLRKSKGIIACLVILQLSITGAHPVRSSGTAETSNVDSRLIQRVARNDPDRGYEQFEDQAEVVAPTGAPFSEGVVMDQETSATESSVIQEEINPFISSDSVISNGPESLEIVTPSFLDNQNVPVWVSDAEPMEKLEDPSTHPEIVADPFYNSPAHSPSEAQWPPAAPSDSSNDVPAIPTDLPVAIHSLSTFGPISDEVEPIQKLEEPSFDPLVVFPPVSSEAEPLQKPEDLSFDRTAVPVSNEPELIHNVETPSNEPLNIIAPIVHEDVPIPVSNEPELIHNVETPSSEPLDVIAPVLHEDAPNQSIVDPSVDSLIITAPVSDETVPIHDNHSVDVPSFDASISNEAQQNVEDPSVNPVEVAPVLVQDVPEIDTRIVAEPVTNIVANHPSEVAHQEPQSPPAAPSEIDFPPQAVFISTVFPASPITVAPFKAQEPVSPSLYSVTNPKKPAASYSVTHPPKMATMVNIPSPVKTQLKSYPAGQQLKQQYPKQSPDYGKIKAQSNPISNASPNAQAQINQPKYQVTSPTSSPTPAYGPPRATLATSYGNNKFPTRPFGSSPKPRQLGFPPVSNTRDNVLLQVNWAANVGRPYRST, from the exons ATGAGTCTTCTGAAT TTGAGAAAAAGCAAAGGTATCATCGCATGCCTGGTTATTCTTCAATTGTCGATTACTGGAGCACATCCAGTTCGTTCGTCTGGAACGGCTGAAACAAGCAACGTTGACAGTCGTTTGATTCAACGTGTCGCTCGTAACGATCCCGATCGAGGCTACGAGCAGTTTGAAGATCAAGCGGAAGTGGTAGCACCTACTGGAGCACCTTTTAGCGAGGGTGTTGTAATGGACCAGGAAACGAGTGCCACTGAGTCATCTGTTATCCAAGAAGAGATCAATCCTTTCATTTCCTCCGATAGCGTTATTTCCAATGGACCGGAATCTTTGGAAATCGTAACCCCTTCGTTTCTAGACAATCAAAATGTCCCCGTTTGGGTGTCAGATGCTGAGCCTATGGAGAAGCTGGAGGATCCTTCTACCCACCCCGAAATAGTAGCCGATCCTTTCTACAATAGTCCCGCGCATTCTCCATCTGAAGCCCAGTGGCCACCAGCTGCACCTTCAGACTCATCGAATGATGTTCCAGCGATTCCAACAGATTTGCCGGTTGCCATCCATTCTCTGTCTACCTTTGGACCCATTTCTGATGAGGTAGAACCTATCCAAAAGCTAGAGGAGCCTTCTTTCGATCCCTTGGTCGTCTTTCCACCAGTTTCAAGCGAAGCTGAACCCCTTCAAAAGCCGGAAGATCTATCTTTCGATCGCACAGCAGTTCCAGTCTCGAACGAACCTGAATTGATTCACAATGTTGAAACTCCTTCTAACGAGCCGTTGAACATCATCGCACCAATTGTACATGAAGATGTTCCAATTCCAGTTTCAAACGAACCTGAACTTATTCACAATGTTGAGACTCCTTCTAGCGAGCCGTTAGACGTCATTGCACCAGTTTTACACGAAGATGCGCCCAATCAGAGTATAGTAGATCCTTCTGTCGATTCGTTAATCATTACTGCCCCGGTTTCAGATGAGACTGTGCCTATCCACGACAATCATTCAGTGGATGTTCCTTCATTTGATGCATCTATTTCAAACGAAGCTCAGCAGAATGTAGAAGATCCTTCTGTAAATCCCGTTGAAGTTGCTCCAGTTTTAGTTCAGGATGTACCCGAGATTGATACAAGAATCGTTGCAGAGCCTGTTACGAACATTGTAGCGAATCATCCTTCTGAAGTGGCTCATCAAGAACCCCAATCGCCACCTGCTGCACCTTCAGAAATTGATTTTCCTCCTCAAGCAGTCTTTATTTCAACTGTTTTCCCAGCATCACCCATTACAGTTGCTCCCTTTAAGGCGCAGGAACCTGTCAGCCCGTCATTGTATTCCGTAACGAATCCAAAGAAACCTGCAGCCAGTTATTCAGTTACCCATCCACCAAAGATGGCCACAATGGTGAATATTCCAAGTCCAGTAAAAACCCAGTTGAAATCTTATCCTGCTGGCCAGCAATTGAAGCAGCAATATCCTAAACAATCACCGGATTATGGTAAAATTAAGGCCCAATCAAACCCAATCTCAAATGCTTCCCCCAATGCGCAGGCTCAAATCAATCAGCCCAAATATCAGGTGACATCTCCTACATCATCACCTACCCCGGCATATGGACCTCCTCGTGCCACTCTTGCCACTTCGTATGGAAACAACAAGTTCCCTACTCGCCCATTCGGTTCTTCACCTAAACCGAGACAACTGGGCTTTCCTCCGGTATCCAACACCCGAGATAATGTGCTTCTTCAAGTCAACTGGGCAGCCAACGTGGGCCGTCCTTATCGCTCAACATAA